In one Deinococcus sedimenti genomic region, the following are encoded:
- a CDS encoding aminotransferase class V-fold PLP-dependent enzyme, with amino-acid sequence MNFEQLRADLIGTDTVIRTPFGERRVTYADYVASGRALRSVEERVATLALPLYANTHTEDSATGAHSTHLTHQAAEYVKGQLGGDATCKLVFCGSGSTAAVRRMQDILGLTVGAHHRAAILAGMAVGERPVVFVGPYEHHSNEISWRETLAEVVEIPLCERGNLDLDALVAALKDPRYAGRPKIGSFSAASNVTGLLTDTRSVARILHAQGAYAFFDFAASGPYVTIDMKPGRPDGYDAVFLSPHKFVGGPGTPGLLCFREDLYRLAVPSTPGGGTVRFVNRERQVYVEDIEAREDAGTPAILGKIRTALAFRVKEDLGARQITDREHELFARALTRLGANPGIRLLGNLEAPRLAFLSFLTFTPGGRQLHPRLVVRLLNDLFGIQARGGCACAGPYGHVLLNVDDQTSERVLQCALNHVDSVKPGWTRLNLAPWATDEEVEFLLDAIEFVAEHGERFLPLYDFDWDSGAWTHPADAAPMDLFGDARPWTAAGAVPYADYLREARALAAGLSPAGEGRAVPPNVPEDLVFFAH; translated from the coding sequence ATGAACTTCGAGCAGCTGCGCGCCGACCTGATCGGGACCGACACCGTGATCCGCACGCCCTTCGGGGAGCGGCGCGTCACGTACGCCGATTACGTCGCGTCGGGCCGCGCGCTGCGCAGCGTCGAGGAACGTGTGGCGACCCTGGCGCTGCCGCTGTACGCGAACACCCACACCGAGGACAGCGCCACCGGCGCGCACTCCACGCACCTGACGCATCAGGCGGCCGAGTACGTCAAGGGGCAGCTGGGCGGCGACGCCACCTGCAAGCTGGTGTTCTGCGGGTCCGGCAGCACGGCGGCCGTGCGGCGCATGCAGGACATCCTGGGCCTGACGGTGGGCGCACACCACCGCGCCGCGATCCTGGCGGGCATGGCGGTGGGGGAGAGGCCGGTCGTGTTCGTCGGCCCGTACGAGCACCACAGCAACGAGATCAGCTGGCGCGAGACACTGGCCGAGGTCGTGGAGATCCCCCTGTGCGAACGCGGGAACCTCGACCTGGACGCGCTGGTCGCCGCGCTGAAGGACCCGCGCTACGCGGGGCGGCCCAAGATCGGGTCGTTCAGCGCCGCGAGCAACGTGACCGGCCTGCTGACCGACACCCGCTCGGTGGCGCGCATCCTGCACGCGCAGGGCGCGTACGCGTTCTTCGACTTCGCCGCCAGCGGCCCGTACGTAACCATCGACATGAAACCGGGCCGCCCTGACGGGTACGACGCGGTGTTCCTCAGCCCGCACAAGTTCGTGGGTGGCCCCGGCACGCCGGGCCTGCTGTGTTTCCGCGAGGACCTGTACCGGCTGGCGGTGCCCAGCACGCCGGGGGGCGGCACGGTCCGCTTCGTGAACCGCGAGCGGCAGGTGTACGTGGAGGACATCGAGGCCCGCGAGGACGCCGGGACGCCCGCGATCCTCGGGAAGATCCGCACGGCGCTGGCCTTCCGCGTCAAGGAGGACCTAGGCGCCCGGCAAATCACCGACCGCGAGCACGAGCTGTTCGCCCGCGCCCTGACCCGCCTGGGCGCGAATCCCGGCATCCGGCTGCTGGGGAACCTGGAGGCGCCCCGGCTGGCGTTCCTGTCGTTCCTGACCTTCACGCCCGGCGGGCGGCAGCTGCACCCCCGGCTGGTCGTGCGGCTCCTGAACGACCTGTTCGGCATCCAGGCGCGCGGCGGCTGCGCGTGCGCCGGGCCATACGGGCACGTCCTGCTGAACGTGGACGACCAGACCAGCGAGCGGGTGCTGCAGTGCGCCCTGAACCACGTGGACAGCGTGAAGCCCGGCTGGACGCGACTGAACCTCGCGCCGTGGGCGACGGACGAGGAGGTGGAGTTCCTGCTGGACGCCATTGAGTTCGTCGCGGAGCACGGCGAGCGGTTCCTGCCTCTGTACGACTTCGACTGGGATTCCGGCGCGTGGACGCACCCGGCGGACGCCGCGCCGATGGACCTGTTCGGTGACGCCCGGCCCTGGACGGCAGCGGGCGCGGTGCCGTACGCGGACTACCTGCGCGAGGCGCGTGCCCTGGCGGCTGGCCTGAGCCCGGCAGGGGAGGGGAGGGCGGTGCCGCCGAACGTGCCGGAGGATCTGGTCTTCTTCGCTCACTGA